In Juglans microcarpa x Juglans regia isolate MS1-56 chromosome 1S, Jm3101_v1.0, whole genome shotgun sequence, the genomic stretch ACATACGTAGATGAAACTCATTGGCCATATTCACCCATATGTCATGGGCTTCAGTGCACAATGGTATATGCATAAAAGTGGAGGTGGAAGTCAAAAAACGACTTTCAAGTGAGACTTGGAACAgttaaaaaaacaagagaaaaatccTGTGTAGATGGTGCAAATTACTTACTTCTTACAATTAAAAGCAAGGGAAGCCTTGGCGAGACTTTGCTTCTCAGCAACAGTAGTGTTCACACTGCCAGTGGTAGGACTGTTGTCCATCTGCACGAGGGAAATGCATCCAGTCATAAACAAATCGTCAAAGAGCAACAAGAACTCCAGCTGTTCTTCAAGTATATTCCAATATAAGTAACTGTTGATATCTAACCACCGGAAACTTCCAGCCCATAAAAGATAATTCACAATTTCACACAATTGAGTTTTAATGGACCGAGTTCTCATATATTTTCTAGTATCTTTTCTATGTCCAATTAGCTATTCCTTTTGTACACGTCCTATGTATTTGAGCAAtgccttttcaaaatttcaattaaaaaattatttattaaaaaacaaaactcactCAGCTCAATTAAGCCTTAAGCCAGCtcaaattttctattaattgatacttattaaaaaaaatccattaattGCTTGCTCATCAACTAATCAGACTGGCCAAATGTACAATTGGATTTCACAGTggagaaaataacaaaaaaaatcacgAGCCGACTGTCTTAGTTGTTGAATGTAAAGGAGCAGAACTTATGTCATCCAGCTTCTATCATAACATATGAAACAGTAACTCACCATGAATGAAAGAAGCCCTGTGAGTATGCTGCAttattgagggaaaaaaaaatattaacgaaagactgaaaaagaaatatagtcTACCACAACAATTCCTTGGAACAATGAAGCTTGTCAACAAGCAAATAATAGTATTTCACGGTAATAGAGAACACATATCTGGAAAGTGTACTTCAGAAATACAATCTGTCCTACCTTGATACAGACCACATTGGATTCCAACTTTCAGGATGAactgcaaaacaaaaaatgaaaggcAAACAGAAAATCGATAagcaaagattaaaaaaaaagaaggttttCTTCAACCAGTTCCATAAAAAACACTTACAATCGCTCATTGATaagcatattttcttttgtgtcaTGAACCGTCCGTTTGGGGTGGTCATGCTACAAGGCAGAAAATGGTGAATAAAAGTTAGGAGCAATCAATACCAATGCACTTAGAAAATCAGAATACCAACGCTGCAAGTACCATATTTCTTGGAAAATTATGGAATCTGAAAAATAGATTACCTAATTCCTGGTGGTTTATAGGGATATTGTGGAGGAAACTTGATCTTTCCATAGTAATATCCACCTGATCACAGTGAGCAGAGAAGTTTCCCacaataaaattagataaatgcCATGATCAGAACTCTATGAAGAGAGGACAAAACATGTTGAGAACCCGATCTCACACTCCAATGATAAACTTAACGAACCTGCAAAAGGTGTTCCTTCACTTCCCTCTAACACATAATCTGGAATAGAAGgatgaataataaaacaagGTCACAAAAATGCAAGTATAATGATAAAACCTAAGTTAGAGAACAAAAGGGCAAAGGTAAGATCAGTAGATAAGGAATATCATGTAAATAAATCCACCACCAGATACGGTGGCATCCCTCTCTATTCAGACTGAAGCAAGTGTCACAATACATGAGCTAACCCTAAGGAAATAGGAAACACTACTTATAATAAACATTTACCAAGCAATTTGTATGATGGGATGATATGTTAAGGAATACCCTCTTGCTTGCATGAGATACAGGTCAGTGACATTGGCTACAAAAAGAGTGCAGTTGTGGACCATTCACATTCAGTTAGAAAGCACCTTTATTTATGTTGGTAAATTCCATCCCAAAGGTgctaaaaacatttaaaagctAAACAGGGATCCATCCAAAGattccaaacaataaaaaaatatattctttatatTACCCATTGGCCAATCTTATTGAGAATATATGACAAACAGTCTAACAGTTTATCTTCTTTACCTTCTATTAAATTAGCCAAAAGCCTGAATAACATCTCCTTATTTTGTatgcaaaaagagaaaaacaaaagcgGTGGTAGAGTTCAATTATCACTAtagaaattattctattttgtaACTTCAAAGGTTTTGCAGTATTCTGCAGAACAAATAGCATTTGGAATAAACTTACGCCACTCAAGAATGTCATTTGGTGAAGGACGGGCCACAACATGGGAAACTGGTTCCTACAAGTCATAGAAAATATAATCAACATCATATGCCTTTTCAATGGCCATATATCATCTAAGAATATCCAGTTCGAAATGGAAAACAATAGCAATGAAGCCTTCACTTCACAAATGGACGGTCTGACAGATGATCTTGAAAcctttctttttctactttCAATTGCCAGATTTACGTCAAACGTTGGTTTGAATCTATGGCATCAACAACATGGTGGATGTGGATCACCATAAGGCCAAAACATTTTTCAGACATGGATGATTCAGCTGTACTCCAGCCAAACTTAAGCTGAACAAGGTATACTAGAGAGGAACAAAGGTCACTCTACAGATCCACATATTATGGACctataaatattatagttacataaaaaaaaattatgacaataactacataaaaatttagATGTATCAAAGGGAGACATACTTTACAAAGTGCTCTATATTCCTTCTGAAGGCGCTTGATACATGACTTTTCCGCCATCTCAGAAATACCAACAATAGTATTTGAAGCCCTAGctgatattttctttaatacAAAATCTACTAGTTGTTGCCtgataaacataaaagaaaattaaggctATTAGATACTTATAAACGTTTCCAAAATATCTTTAGACTATGAACCTTTAGAAAATAACACAATCGTTTAACAAAGATAAAGAGCAGGTTCTATTGTGTGGGAAAAAAAAGCATGCAGCCCACAATTTTCTGGAACCATCAATTATTTGACCTGatgtaaaaagaagaaaagcgaTTGAGACAACAGACTTTAGGGAAGTGCTTCTCAGAGAAGCACATATAGGGggacacaaaataaaatgtaaaaagcaTTCATTCCTTCCTCTCCAGCAGTTAAACTCTTTTGTATGATAGAATTCTTCAAATCACAGAGAAACTCCTTAATTTAACATACGATAATATGTTTTCACCGCCGATTCATCATAATAGTTAGTTCGATCCCAATAAACGGAACAGAACGGAACCAAATCAAAGCGGCAAAACCATGATCCAACAATAAAAGCTAGGCAAGTATAcaccaaatagaaaaaaaaaaaaaaaaaaaaaaaaaatgaaacggaAACCATTCTTACCAGACAGAGATCGGGGTGGCTGGGGCTTCAAAATTCAGGACTTTGTTCGATGCTCTCTTCTTATTATTCTCTATATTCCGAAATGGGTAAAATAAGGAGGGGCCGTTACGGATGAGGATTAGGTtttaattgaatcaatcaatGCATAAGAATTAGGGGTTTTTTGAAAGTATATACAGTTACCAGTGAAAGCTGTGATCTGAAGGGAAAATATCAGTAGGATTCGTTTCGGGAACGGTCTTCGTTCAAAGGGAAACTCATAAGACATTCTTGcccctttttattttccttttctggtACTCGCGTCCGTTATAAGGTACGGTCAGTTTCGTCCACATGACTTTGCTTAGCCTACGGTCGACAACCCATTTCTTGCCGCGTAACGGCGTAAGAGATAACTGACCAGTggataaaagagaaattttacgTGGAAGTTTTACACTGTACACTTCTACATAATTAacatattatttgttatatatttttttattttaatatttaaatatgtgtgtttaaataaaataataaaaataataaattatatattagttaagtgaATATGTGGTGTAAAACTTATTTATAGCAAATaaaaagttctttttttcttttaaagatttACTGGCgtgtgaaattatattttgaatcgaaaacaataaaaacatccattttcaattttaattcattattgATAATTTacatctcaaattttttttttatagtaataaCATAGTTTAAGGAacttttttgtaagaaaataatcaaacccGCTATTtattgtccatttttttttaaaaaaaaagtagacaaaACTTACCCACTttagagtggtttggattcagggatgagttgagatggattgagatggtttataaatagtaaaataaaaaaattatttattttattttgtatgaaaatttgaaaaagttgttttgagatttgaaaaagttaaattatttattatattttatatgaaaatttaaaaaaattataatgataaaatggaatgagttaagatgaattttgtATGCAAACGAAAACtgcacaaataatttttttttaagtggattAATTCTCTCTGGTCTCAACTGAATTTGTTTAGTAAATGGATCGGCCATGTTTGTTAACTGTAATACTTTTAGATAACTGACCAATGTATGAAATGTTTTTCTGGGTTCTGATGGCAAGGTCTCAAGTTACTAAAGTTGCACTTAGatagtgaaatatttttaagtattctgtaaataatagtaaaataataataataaaatattaaatagtaatgaatagtaataaaaagtatatataaaataataaataataatgtggTATTATGAGAATACGTGAATAATAGTTTGGTAATATTGGCTGTAATTTAATGCTCTCTAGGCTGAAAATCTGTAGTACTTGGATTTCGAAGTACAAGAACTGCCGTATTTGCGAAGGCACAAAACTTGCGGTCAAAGACCAAAAAGCTCAACAGAAGCTTCTTTCAAATGAAAGTACAACAACTAGAACTAAAAGTAATTTCCTCTCctacttctatgaagcaaatggaaacttttacaaaatcaaaGGCCAAACGTACATTATCCTTGAGTTGTTGATTAGGCAGCTTAGGTCAAAATTTACAATCCTGAACTGGGCATCTTTTCTTTCAACCACATCTTTCATGCTTTCAACTTCTTTTTGGAAGTGTTCAACTGGGCatcttttctttcccttttcttccCCGTCTTGCTCACAGATTGGTCCAGTTCCTTGCTCTGGCCTACATTTTCTGTCATTTTACCCACTGCTGCAACATTATCAGACCCAACGtgactttttctcttcttcaagTTCTTATTTTTCACCTGGGTTATATTATAGTCCACTGAGGTTTCTGGATGTTTTCTACTGTGCTGATCGGCTTTCTTTGGCTTGCTCTTAAAACCGGACGTGCTCAAAAATGGTACACCAGAAGAAAATTGATTGTCGATCTCTTTCCTCATTTCCTTCAGGTCTTTTGGGTGTGATGAATGCTTGGAGATGTCGGCAAGAAAACCCTCATTCTTACGTGGCTTGGCTTCACCGGAGCCAAACGTAGCATAAAACTCATCATAAGCTGATTGTTTTGATGCTAGTTTTGACCTCCACTGATCAGGTTGGGTGGCAAATCTGTTGTAATAAATAAGCCAAATGAATCAACATGCAATGGTTAAGAAGAAcaaaaaacttccaaaataattttttgaaaagcaATGCTAGAATAACTTATGCAAAGTAACTGACTATCCTATCCTTCCTTCCAAAGATAATTTCCTGTGGAGACTAACATAGATACAAGCAAAAACCATCGCAACCCTACCATCAGGTTTTCTACAATAATTCTCAGTAGATAAAAACAGAATATGTCCAACAGCTTACCTGTCAACATCGAGATTTCTTATTAGATAAGGGCCTTGCTTTGTCTTGGAAAGTTCACTTTGCACAGCTACCAACTCGGTTACTATGGCCTCTCTTAGAGACAAGTTACCAACAGTGAAGCACTTCTCTACAGTAAATGAACCTGATGAGTGCATTGAGAGCTCTCCAAAGTGTCCCCGAAGCCTCCAAACCaagcaaaagagaaaaggaacAAATAAGCAGATAGAAAGCAGGTTgagaataaaatgcattaaaactGTTCCCAAgattttcaatttgaattcCTGGAAAAGACCTAATAACACAGAGCAAATCAGgttaaaaacattataaacacagataacaaataaaatagtttgtcaTTGAAACAAGCATATGTTTCCAAGGATATATCAGCTGTTAAACGAGGCAAGAAGCAACCCGAGTTTTTGTAAGTCTAACCCTGTTCTTAACATCTAATTACTTATCAGAAGAAAAGTCTGGGATCAAGAATGTGAATAAGCAACAAAAGTAACGACCATGTTTCAGCATGACCAGACCTATcgcttcttttttcttttttgattggTAACCAGACCCATCACTTCtagtgaaaagtaaaaaaaatttccataacCAGTAATCACAGcctcaaaatacatttttttctctcctgaTGGTTCTCATTGTTGTGAGCTAAGTAACACCATCGGATTCCTATAGTACTACAATTTGTTGAAGCTTCGCAAAGCACATCTTGATCCTAACCCTTCAAACCCGAGTAAATGGCTGTGGCGAGATGATAAGAagcaaaaaattttatatgaaacagCAGAAGCTCTATGGTGAAACTACCCTGCATTCTCAAACTAGTAGTCCAGCACAGCAGCTGATGTTACATAtcatcaagaagaaaaaaagtattCATAAGAATATCTTATATATGCAACTTTTCTTAGccttgtaattatttattacttgcAACCAAAGTCTATCACACTTGTACATATATCCATACTTATTTCGTTGTAGGACTTAATCGTTTCACATGGAGATGGTATCATCCACAGTAATGACATACAAAggacaattaattaataaagcGTGTCATCATCTTTCCCAAGCAATTGCATTCTATAAAAGAACCTTAGCAGCTTAAATAAGAACTTCAAAAGAGAATACAAGCTTCCAATACAGTTACAAGACATACTTCATAACTAATCTGCGCTTTAGTTTTCCCGAAGCATTTGAAGTTAGAAAAGCTTCAATAACACGTGCTCCCCCTCTGTCTTTCACTGCTTCAAGTACATGATCAGTTTCCATGGATGTGATACTCGTAACATAAGGCTGTATGTATTCCTGTGATATATGGTGTACTAGTATAAGCTcataaattatgattaattgCACAATAGATCAAGATGAGCttcatttataattatagtGTCATTATATGGAACGGCAGAACAAATTTCTCCAGAAAACCTTTATATGCGAACTGATAATGAAAACTTATATGAGAACCGACTATTTTGCcaggttaaaaatttaaacagaACAGCCTGGCAACTCACACCATAGAAGTTGCTGAAAACGCAGCAAGATCCGACagctactctctctctctctctcaaacacaGAGAGGTAGGAACCCCTTTTAATGCACCATAAACAGCACTAGAAGCTCAACAAGGTTTCATTATGGGAAAAACAATTTTATGTGGTgcagtaaaacaaaaaataaaaatgaggaaaaCCAACCTCTCTAAGACAACAAGAAGTGCAAAAGAGCACCAGCCACAACTATTTGCAAcagcaacaaaaatagaaattatatgaaGCTAATATGCAATATTCTACATATTGCATAAGTTGATTTCACAGCTTCTAACTACAATATGGAAATAACCATTTCAAAGAAGGGTTTAAGACTTAGTTATTGGACTGAGCAAAACTATGAAGTGGGGATAATAGCGAGCCaccataaatatataaaaacaagtgatgaaatgaaaaaaaaaaaaaagtccaaacaaagttgcATACACTTTGATATCGGAATACCGCCTGCAGAATCAGAGAACCCATGACATGCATCCTGACACCGCTGGGCCAGTTCCAGTTAGATTTATCTTCacagaagaaaaaattatcaagGAACAGTATTCTAGGAACAATGAATCTGGGGGACTCATTTGCTGAACATATTGCAGCAGTGAGGGCCTGACAACACTGCAAAACAACAATCAAACATGACCAAAATCAGAAAGTGGGCTCAGATAATGGAGCCATAATTATAGGAAAATTTGCAATTAGATTACTTTCCATGACTCTTAGTCATAAGTAACAATCATATTTAAATATctgaatgaaaaggaaaactcaattttcttgaCGTAATTTTATTTCAggatgaaaaaacaaaaatgatgaagtatataaataaaaagaagaaagaaacgaaGATAGAGTTATAAACCTTATGTTCGTGAGAATGAAGCCTTTGACTTGATGCAATAAGTGAAGCAATAACTCCTGATCTTCCCATTTCAAGAAGAACTGCAAATTTTGGACCTAGTTCTTCCCAGATCAACTCCATCTTGTGGTAAAATGAGGAAGTTAATAAAGAACCAAAATCAAAtgcagaaaaggaaagaaaataaaacaaaaataatgcaaGGGATGTTACggttcattaatttgttgtaaaATGAATATGCCCAGGGAGCCAAAAATAATAAGACACTATGTAAATAAATGCGCGTAACTAATTTAAACTACATTCGCACTTAAGCTATGCATATAGTCTTATAGATGTTGGCACCAATACTGGataattgaacttttttaaTCAACTACCCAAAAAACagttaggccttgtttgttttcacgaGGCCTTAATCTGAAGTAGGATGAAGTGTCTTGAGAATCACACAAAACATAAGTGTATCAATAATTAAAAGTCAAGACACATACTTGATCTTGACATCTTGCATGAGAAATTAAGGCTTGAATAACAAAGTTCCCacaatgatgagatgaaagttcAAACAAGGAATTCTTAAAAACTTTTGTAAACATCTCATTGTACAATACTTCAGGAGCCACTTCCAGAATGACCTACAAATGTTACACaatgaaaatcaaaattaatagAAGCTACCATTAGAAAAAAGTTAGCAAGATAAAAAGGGGAATAGAATGGATAACATTGTGACGCATTTGAAAATTGCTAAAGAgagttacttatcaaaaaaaaaaaaaattgctaaagAGAGTTAATAATTCTAGGGAACAATAGCACGATTTCGAGATACACTTGTAGTAAGTCCATTATCTATAGTGAAATACTCGTGTAACATTTGCGTGTCTACTTGTAAAAGTTATTGGGAAAAACTTATGGTGTCGTATGACATTGActtgatttcaaaagaaaactcatGCATGCACGAAAATACAAAGTTAGCTATTTTAttcatacttataaaaaaaacacaaagtaAGCTATTCCGAGACCAGACACAACccatcataaaataatagatGCCTGTAAATAATATTCGATACAAATATGCTTTCACCCTTAGCTCTCAATAGGGTCACTCACCTCCATCAAATGGCTAAACGCAGTTTCTTTCATCAAATTTACAACATCTCGCACAATATCCATTTCTATGTAATTTCCTTCCAGGATATCTTCCTTGTTGCAGCCAAGAAGGATAGGAATTGCATGCAACAATTCTTCATCATTTCCCGCCAATAACTTCAGAGCTGTCTGCCACGTAAAATAGAATACAATTACATTTCAGCATGTCCTTGAAGcacaaaaaaaatctcatagaACAACAAAGTTGCTAATGAATTGTAAAAGCACATTACATCCATGCCATactttttgataggtaaacaaaaactttattgatatgaataagTAGGCTTGACGATATAGCAGGTTCACCATTGGATTCAGTTCTAAATAAAGTTAACGGGTTTCAGCAAATCCTGGGGCTTTCACATGGAGAAtatgaagatcaatttaaagTACTATTCACTGCGATTGAGGCGAgccacgcgcttgaaaccaaatcaaattttaagaaaagtagggagttaaagcgtctttcatgggcaatcaactacgatgctaagggaggtaactcaagtcgagggaagactaaagggagggcattgtgaagacatTCTCGTAGTGGGATTTTCGGGTAGAGGATTAGTTTTACAGGAAACAAGGAGCTGGGGTTGGGGATGTGTGTTACATTCCAATTcaggcttggtgtattttgggtaggtttcatggactttttgggtcattaggggctctctagtatgggctagatgttttcttgtataagtccagtgtacttggttactcctattgatatatatagtatttttacttataaaaaaaaaaaaagaataattaggCTTGgtccaagtacacgggacatatacaagagaaagCGCATGCATCCATGGCATATTAGCACTCACCTACACAGGAAGAGCAGAAAAATCCAAGTAGCataataaaaactgaaaaataagcCCAAATATAGACACCCACCAGAACTGAAAGAAACAAAGATTGAAGTACATTTCTGCACTCTAAAATTCATAAACTTACTTGGCTAGACAGACCTAGATTCACAACCTGAAATCTTGTGCAATAAGAAAGagttttctttcaattattCATAAACTTAATTGACTAGTCAGACCTAGACCCATCAACTAAAATCTTATAACATTAGAAAGCTTTGCTAATCTATAGTAGAAAGCTGTCTTATGGTTCGTCTTACACACTTACTCAAGaatcaaattatgtatattaaattcaagatacaaatttttacatatcAAGTTATCCAAGCATTATTGCTTCAGATaataaatatcttaacttaGCATACAAAAATAGAAG encodes the following:
- the LOC121246493 gene encoding pumilio homolog 23 isoform X1 gives rise to the protein MVGVHCQQVDGVLMVSIGSKALPARRHRTCGFVEDSLMVREDALYRQGKGKKGMSRKDRGERHEFDGDNSKKTISGRTNDRSVGGRKFSKHQSTSASQTAHVRKQVDPEMAKYFSEVSNLFESDGVDIEERSVICGNALEETRGKELELATDYILSHTMQTLLEGCDVDHLCGFLQSCAEDFPSIAMDRSGSHVAETAIKSLAKLLEDNDVYSVVEETLTILCQVVVTNPIDLMCSCYGSHVLRSLLCVCKGVKIDSDFHVTKSSTVLAERLNLRASRIDRDYSHLQQGFPDLLKFLVSGMIKRTRKEIKTLQVDQFGSLVLQTALKLLAGNDEELLHAIPILLGCNKEDILEGNYIEMDIVRDVVNLMKETAFSHLMEVILEVAPEVLYNEMFTKVFKNSLFELSSHHCGNFVIQALISHARCQDQMELIWEELGPKFAVLLEMGRSGVIASLIASSQRLHSHEHKCCQALTAAICSANESPRFIVPRILFLDNFFFCEDKSNWNWPSGVRMHVMGSLILQAVFRYQSEYIQPYVTSITSMETDHVLEAVKDRGGARVIEAFLTSNASGKLKRRLVMKLRGHFGELSMHSSGSFTVEKCFTVGNLSLREAIVTELVAVQSELSKTKQGPYLIRNLDVDRFATQPDQWRSKLASKQSAYDEFYATFGSGEAKPRKNEGFLADISKHSSHPKDLKEMRKEIDNQFSSGVPFLSTSGFKSKPKKADQHSRKHPETSVDYNITQVKNKNLKKRKSHVGSDNVAAVGKMTENVGQSKELDQSVSKTGKKRERKDAQLNTSKKKLKA
- the LOC121246493 gene encoding pumilio homolog 23 isoform X2, which encodes MAKYFSEVSNLFESDGVDIEERSVICGNALEETRGKELELATDYILSHTMQTLLEGCDVDHLCGFLQSCAEDFPSIAMDRSGSHVAETAIKSLAKLLEDNDVYSVVEETLTILCQVVVTNPIDLMCSCYGSHVLRSLLCVCKGVKIDSDFHVTKSSTVLAERLNLRASRIDRDYSHLQQGFPDLLKFLVSGMIKRTRKEIKTLQVDQFGSLVLQTALKLLAGNDEELLHAIPILLGCNKEDILEGNYIEMDIVRDVVNLMKETAFSHLMEVILEVAPEVLYNEMFTKVFKNSLFELSSHHCGNFVIQALISHARCQDQMELIWEELGPKFAVLLEMGRSGVIASLIASSQRLHSHEHKCCQALTAAICSANESPRFIVPRILFLDNFFFCEDKSNWNWPSGVRMHVMGSLILQAVFRYQSEYIQPYVTSITSMETDHVLEAVKDRGGARVIEAFLTSNASGKLKRRLVMKLRGHFGELSMHSSGSFTVEKCFTVGNLSLREAIVTELVAVQSELSKTKQGPYLIRNLDVDRFATQPDQWRSKLASKQSAYDEFYATFGSGEAKPRKNEGFLADISKHSSHPKDLKEMRKEIDNQFSSGVPFLSTSGFKSKPKKADQHSRKHPETSVDYNITQVKNKNLKKRKSHVGSDNVAAVGKMTENVGQSKELDQSVSKTGKKRERKDAQLNTSKKKLKA
- the LOC121247183 gene encoding ubiquitin-conjugating enzyme E2 34-like isoform X2, with product MSYEFPFERRPFPKRILLIFSLQITAFTENNKKRASNKVLNFEAPATPISVWQQLVDFVLKKISARASNTIVGISEMAEKSCIKRLQKEYRALCKEPVSHVVARPSPNDILEWHYVLEGSEGTPFAGGYYYGKIKFPPQYPYKPPGISMTTPNGRFMTQKKICLSMSDFHPESWNPMWSVSSILTGLLSFMMDNSPTTGSVNTTVAEKQSLAKASLAFNCKNPTFRKLFSEYVDKYNQQQLSEKLAAEQVPAGLSQEISTPMKRVGEDMKRVDAVKDMRIDRKQSFPTWLMFLLVSIFGIVMALPLLQL
- the LOC121247183 gene encoding ubiquitin-conjugating enzyme E2 34-like isoform X1 → MSYEFPFERRPFPKRILLIFSLQITAFTENNKKRASNKVLNFEAPATPISVWQQLVDFVLKKISARASNTIVGISEMAEKSCIKRLQKEYRALCKEPVSHVVARPSPNDILEWHYVLEGSEGTPFAGGYYYGKIKFPPQYPYKPPGISMTTPNGRFMTQKKICLSMSDFHPESWNPMWSVSSILTGLLSFMMDNSPTTGSVNTTVAEKQSLAKASLAFNCKNPTFRKLFSEYVDKYNQQQLSEKLAAEQVPAGLSQEISTPMKRVGEDMKRVDAVKDMRIDRKQSFPTWLMFLLVSIFGIPRDSVFAGAMVQTTVFCREEGLVSKATNADLKGLMQTETRNIC